Proteins from a single region of Diorhabda sublineata isolate icDioSubl1.1 chromosome 2, icDioSubl1.1, whole genome shotgun sequence:
- the LOC130440466 gene encoding putative leucine-rich repeat-containing protein DDB_G0290503, producing the protein MDTTITISSKHVKNKSDFLHLTYNAGNNEDAIISVDSSNFGQSGTVTWDKKCSTISNIEKVTNWMKHSDKECVEEELVEFTKSNEDETKSLILFRCDFNKSTKISNYYPNNSFNKTSLISYFKDENGTSQNSTKVSTIMENNIRVSEQKLSAYDDQSKKTEMPSSKISQSDRSFTSENKSDNTDEVPLSPETRKKELCHYLQLMNPSDKKEILILQNRRSSRVRNLAEQKQFQEKLKEINNDNEKDKTESIEKSVTLKSFKELNVHINKLEDEEKLDKTFKHFVFPFPPEHLSEVVNDFDTVMYKLIPKLKRFCSYKNIPYLTKNNTQVRSLRSHNTITKKSTEKKQISKKNRTRKSKSVPPSSIKSRQNSPVSTRSTRYVSPSKSISSQCEIISVGDNHDDDNVDVDQIMDDMIDFEKLSDEHKKCLIESRILSTKPFQPSYNSKTIGLNVISPLYGFSKTDTNEISKICEKYKKSISSGFVNNICKELKDSTVNVTNIQKNNDNEDKNNKLETSQVSGGNTYVILNIHTPNSSEDITQTSEHSSNSSFQDHDYASCPSKNSESHDNDDLEINTLTGNHLEVNTKTISQNSKFEILPYKKSDGTKSLHKSLQCNSRKRNKLVNSTMPHEWDIGTSLKPTLKRQSHYIKISRENGCILKAFYIGYNLIICQEFLVSFWMQTPLGNVLGSQNMWIPRGQTQRMVLNNRCLQKDSMEKVICLETSVVYIELWMKEHKSEMRQGPVADVFVTVYFWKQRQNGLDKKVLQLENINGFADDVQYCVMRRLPKIIVSWHSTCDESVSPRKTFIHAYQLASDYQTVSNIFDIEPVSHYVSSLHNIDDFDDLIMGCGENKITLWNIEFGHIIATIELNEIKTPLSTLWVKCDRGFLFALQQCVDRELRLIAINGINHSWKKLASYFPPEGFDRLKGVCIENGLLLSFYDQGILCWNAETGEPIEEINTEHDLILSGVHIIRLEDDQVIVKHVLAHLLSLSIEES; encoded by the exons ATGGATACTACCATTACAATTTCAAGTAAACACGTGAAAAATAAATCTGATTTCCTACATTTAACTTACAATGCTGGAAATAACGAAGATGCTATTATATCTGTTGATTCCTCAAATTTCGGTCAAAGTGGTACTGTAACTTGGGATAAAAAATGTTCTACTATATCTAATATAGAAAAAGTTACAAATTGGATGAAGCATAGTGATAAAGAATGTGTTGAAGAAGAATTGGTTGAATTTACCAAAAGCAATGAAGATGAAACAAAGAGTTTAATCCTTTTTAGGTGTGATTTCAACAAATCTACCAAGATATCCAATTACTATCCCAACAactcttttaataaaacatctttaataAGTTACTTCAAGGATGAAAATGGTACCTCgcaaaattcaacaaaagtatcaacaattatggaaaataatattagagTATCAGAACAGAAATTATCTGCATATGATGATCAGTCGAAAAAAACAGAAATGCCTTCAAG CAAAATCTCACAGTCAGACAGGTCTTTCACcagtgaaaataaatcagaCAATACAGATGAAGTACCTTTAAGTCCAGAGACTCGCAAGAAGGAACTTTGTCACTATTTACAGTTGATGAATCCATctgataaaaaagaaatattaattcttCAAAATCGTAGGTCATCACGAGTAAGAAATTTAGCagaacaaaaacaatttcaagaaaaattgaaggaaataaacaatgataatgaaaaagacAAAACTGAATCAATAGAAAAATCTGTAACTCTAAAATCTTTTAAAGAACTTAATGTACATATAAATAAACTCGAAGATGAAGAGAAATTGGATAAAACTTTTAAACACTTTGTGTTTCCTTTTCCTCCAGAACATTTATCAGAAGTTGTGAATGATTTTGACACTGTAATGTACAAATTAATTCCAAAGCTGAAAAGATTTTGTAGTTATAAGAATATTccatatttaacaaaaaataatacacaAGTCAGATCTTTGCGTAGTCATAATACTATTACCAAGAAATCTACAGAGAAGAAGcagatttctaagaaaaatagaaCAAGAAAATCCAAATCAGTACCACCATCTTCAATAAAATCTAGACAAAATTCTCCTGTATCAACAAGATCTACAAGATATGTTTCTCCCTCTAAATCTATAAGTTCGCAATGTGAAATAATTTCAGTAGGAGATAACCATGATGATGACAATGTTGATGTTGATCAAATAATGGATGATatgatagattttgaaaaactgagTGATGaacataagaaatgtttaatagAAAGTAGAATTTTATCTACAAAACCATTTCAGCCAAGTTATAACAGTAAAACCATTGGCCTTAATGTGATAAGTCCATTGTATGGATTCAGTAAAACAGATACtaatgaaattagtaaaatatgtgaaaagtataaaaagtcCATTTCTTCGggatttgtaaataatatatgCAAAGAACTTAAAGACAGTACTGTAAATGTGACAAATATACAAAAGAATAACGACAATGaagataaaaacaataaattggaAACTTCTCAAGTATCAGGTGGTAATACCTATGTAATTCTTAATATTCATACACCTAACTCGTCAGAAGACATAACGCAAACATCGGAACATTCCAGCAACTCATCCTTTCAG gatCATGATTATGCTAGTTGTCCTAGTAAGAACAGTGAAAGTCATGATAATGATGATTTGGAGATTAACACTCTCACAGGCAACCACTTAGAAGtcaatacaaaaacaatttcccaaaatagtaaatttgaaatactGCCATACAAAAAGTCCGATGGAACAAAATCACTGCATAAGAGTTTGCAATGTAATTCTAGGAAGAgaaataaattagtaaattcTACAATGCCCCACGAATGGGATATAGGCACATCTCTCAAGCCAACTCTCAAAAGACAATctcattatattaaaattagtcgaGAAAACGGCTGcattttaaaagcattttatattggttataatttaattatatgtCAAGAGTTTTTGGTATCATTCTGGATGCAGACACCTCTAG gcAATGTACTTGGATCACAAAATATGTGGATTCCAAGAGGTCAGACTCAAAGAATGGTTTTAAATAACCGATGTCTCCAAAAAGACTCAATGGAAAAGGTAATATGCTTAGAAACAAGTGtagtttatattgaattatgGATGAAAGAGCATAAATCTGAAATGAGACAAGGTCCTGTAGCAGATGTGTTTGTTACTGTTTACTTTTGGAAACAACGTCAAAATGGATTAGATAAGAAAGTTTTACAGCTGGAAAACATTAATGG gtttGCAGATGACGTTCAATACTGTGTGATGAGGCGCTTACCTAAAATTATTGTTAGCTGGCATTCAACTTGCGACGAAAGTGTTTCACCGAGGAAAACATTCATTCATGCATATCAGTTGGCGTCTGACTACCAAACAGtttcgaatatttttgatatagaaCCTGTTTCTCATTACGTTTCATCTTTACATAATATTGATG attttgatgaTCTTATTATGGGATgtggagaaaataaaattactttgtGGAATATTGAATTTGGACATATTATCGCTACTATTGAGTTAAACGAAATTAAAACACCATTATCTACATTATGGGTGAAATGCGATAGG GGATTTCTATTTGCTCTTCAACAGTGTGTGGATAGAGAATTGAGGCTAATAGCAATAAACGGTATCAATCACTCATGGAAAAAATTGGCAAGCTATTTTCCTCCAGAAGGATTTGACAG aTTGAAAGGGGTGTGCATTGAGAATGGATTGCTATTATCATTTTACGACCAAGGCATTTTATGTTGGAACGCCGAAACAGGAGAGcctattgaagaaattaatacaGAACATGACCTCATCCTTTCCGGTGTCCATATAATCCGATTAGAAGATGATCAAGTTATCGTTAAACACGTTTTAGCACATCTTCTATCATTATCGATTGAAGAATCATGA